The following proteins come from a genomic window of Aspergillus oryzae RIB40 DNA, chromosome 4:
- a CDS encoding ubiquitin-conjugating enzyme E2 (non-canonical ubiquitin conjugating enzyme 1) yields the protein MSPSLRRLMKEAAELSASPSPHFHAQPVSDSNLYDWHFTIAGPPAPSPYASGIYHGRIVLPPTYPLRPPSFRFLTPSGRFEVNREICLSISGHHEETWQPAWGIRTALLAIRSFMDGDAKGQVGGLDVSEEVRKDYARRSGDWCCEVCGKSNEAILGQWRDYCKENGVEVGDMGDEKVVSPAAKEEGEKGDTDATRQEEQPEKIVQDEPVAVSQKSVPQQPAPEVVQAAFSPPPPPSTSVTTSTLVPGSSVQTDFAAPAPRRPVTSYPAQAVASPQSEDPWLDRAIIGVLVALVFMILRRMACSED from the coding sequence ATGTCTCCCTCCCTTCGTCGCCTAATGAAAGAAGCCGCCGAGCTATCCGCCTCCCCTTCCCCACACTTCCACGCTCAACCCGTTTCCGATTCCAACCTGTACGACTGGCACTTTACAATCGCCGGCCCCCCGGCTCCCTCACCTTACGCCTCGGGAATCTATCACGGCCGCATAGTTCTACCCCCAACGTACCCGCTCCGGCCCCCGAGCTTCCGCTTCCTTACCCCCTCGGGCCGGTTTGAAGTCAATCGGGAAATTTGCCTCAGTATCTCGGGGCACCATGAGGAGACGTGGCAGCCTGCGTGGGGGATCCGGACTGCGCTGCTGGCGATAAGGAGCTTCATGGACGGAGATGCGAAGGGACAGGTCGGTGGTTTGGATGTCTCGGAGGAGGTGAGGAAGGATTATGCCCGCCGGAGCGGGGATTGGTGCTGCGAGGTTTGTGGGAAGAGCAATGAGGCCATTCTAGGACAGTGGAGGGATTATTGCAAGGAGAACGGGGTGGAAGTTGGGGATATGGGCGATGAGAAGGTTGTTTCTCCTGCGGCTAaggaggagggcgagaagGGTGATACCGATGCGACTCGACAGGAGGAACAGCCTGAGAAAATAGTGCAGGATGAGCCCGTGGCTGTATCACAGAAGTCAGTGCCGCAACAGCCGGCTCCAGAAGTTGTTCAGGCTGCgttttctcctccccctcctccttctaCGTCTGTTACTACTTCTACGTTGGTACCAGGGTCGAGTGTGCAAACAGATTTCGCGGCGCCGGCCCCGCGTCGACCTGTTACTTCGTATCCTGCGCAGGCTGTTGCTTCGCCGCAGTCTGAGGATCCTTGGCTGGATCGAGCTATTATCGGCGTGCTGGTTGCGCTGGTGTTCATGATCCTTAGAAGGATGGCTTGCTCGGAGGATTAG
- a CDS encoding uncharacterized protein (predicted protein) has translation MSIDDTPKPLQIVIIGAGIAGLNATQQVLEKSKFARETGAAIHVPPNCTAMLQWMDVDPKDFGGTLIEQIHRYDSNGELKYCKELSGIRDQWQAEWYLVHRVDLHNYLKERLARTQGTLHLGCKITHMDIESEQPTVTLDDDREFTCDLLLGADGLHSILRTHIVPNFPSPYPEGKSTFRWLLKTDDMKNDEATKDVVGDPGVFVEWAGNDRRLVAYPCSNNKIYNLCGFMPTAESGKYAEGWQAVGDKSALAKGFSGFAPSVQRLIDMAGDDLKVWELADMERMPTWVRGRAALVGDSAHPFQPCMFVFFYPSLISS, from the exons ATGTCAATCGACGATACCCCTAAACCCCTCCAGATCGTTATTATCGGTGCTGGCATCGCTGGACTGA ACGCAACACAACAGGTCCTTGAAAAATCCAAGTTCGCCAGAGAAACGGGCGCAGCTATCCACGTACCCCCAAACTGCACGGCGATGTTGCAATGGATGGATGTTGATCCAAAGGACTTTGGAGGGACATTGATTGAACAG ATCCATCGCTATGATTCCAACGGCGAACTGAAGTACTGTAAAGAGCTCTCTGGTATCCGTGACCAGTGGCAGGCT GAGTGGTACCTCGTCCACCGCGTCGACCTCCACAACTACCTCAAAGAACGTCTCGCCCGAACCCAAGGCACCCTCCACCTAGGATGCAAAATCACCCATATGGATATCGAAAGCGAACAACCCACCGTAACCTTAGATGATGACCGTGAATTTACCTGTGATCTCTTACTCGGCGCAGATGGTCTACAT TCCATCCTCCGCACGCACATCGTCCCCaacttcccctccccctACCCAGAAGGAAAGTCCACATTCCGATGGCTCCTCAAAACAGATGACATGAAGAACGACGAAGCCACAAAAGACGTAGTCGGCGATCCAGGCGTATTCGTCGAATGGGCAGGCAACGACAGACGTCTCGTTGCGTACCCGTGTTCAAATAACAAGATTTACAATCTATGTGGGTTTATGCCGACGGCTGAGTCGGGGAAGTATGCTGAAG GCTGGCAAGCAGTCGGCGATAAATCAGCTTTGGCAAAGGGCTTCTCGGGTTTCGCTCCCTCGGTCCAAAGGTTGATCGACATGGCGGGTGATGATCTGAAGGTGTGGGAGTTGGCTGATATGGAGAGGATGCCGACTTGGGTTAGGGGGAGGGCTGCGTTGGTGGGTGATTCGGCGCATCCGTTTCAGCCTtgtatgtttgttttcttttaccctTCTCTTATCTCTAGTTGA